From the Octadecabacter antarcticus 307 genome, one window contains:
- a CDS encoding glucokinase: MTHPANTLSLVADIGGTNTRCALANGQDVLPDTIRRYSNAKYSGLEAVLRTYLQDEGDVNLAAACVAVAGPVRDGKATMTNLDWTIDRETLMRATQTETVAILNDLQAQGHAIADLDAASLRPIIKGPDGAQGSNAVRLVVGVGTGFNAAPVFETALGRFVPPSESGHANLPIRTEQELRLCQFVSTTHGFPAVEDVLSGRGLERVYSFLGQEDGTMRAASAQDIMAACALGDDVQATNAATMFAGILGTVCGNLSLIQLPFGGIYLVGGVARAFAPYLTQFGFVDAFRDKGRFAGFMSNFAVSVVEDDYAALLGSASHIESLRSA, from the coding sequence ATGACCCATCCCGCTAACACCTTGTCGCTTGTGGCCGATATCGGTGGCACCAATACGCGCTGCGCTTTGGCCAATGGCCAAGACGTGCTTCCCGATACGATCCGGCGATATTCCAACGCAAAATACTCCGGCTTGGAAGCGGTCCTTAGGACATATTTGCAAGATGAGGGCGACGTTAATCTCGCCGCTGCCTGCGTTGCTGTGGCGGGCCCCGTGCGCGATGGCAAGGCGACGATGACAAATCTGGACTGGACGATTGACCGCGAGACGTTGATGCGTGCAACACAGACTGAAACCGTCGCGATCCTGAACGATCTGCAAGCGCAAGGTCACGCGATAGCCGATCTGGACGCGGCCTCTTTGCGCCCAATTATCAAAGGGCCCGACGGCGCACAGGGATCAAATGCCGTGCGCTTGGTGGTGGGTGTCGGAACCGGCTTTAATGCCGCCCCTGTGTTTGAAACTGCCTTGGGCCGCTTTGTGCCGCCGTCAGAGTCCGGCCATGCCAACCTGCCAATCCGAACCGAACAAGAACTGCGATTGTGTCAATTTGTGTCAACAACACATGGCTTCCCAGCCGTCGAAGACGTTCTTTCGGGACGCGGTCTAGAACGTGTTTATTCTTTTCTCGGGCAAGAAGATGGAACGATGCGCGCAGCATCGGCACAAGATATTATGGCCGCTTGTGCGCTCGGCGATGACGTACAGGCAACAAATGCCGCCACAATGTTCGCGGGCATTCTTGGCACGGTTTGCGGCAACTTGTCGTTGATCCAATTGCCATTTGGTGGCATTTATCTTGTTGGCGGCGTGGCGCGGGCGTTTGCGCCCTACTTGACGCAATTTGGGTTCGTCGACGCCTTTCGCGACAAGGGCCGCTTTGCAGGTTTCATGTCCAATTTTGCCGTGTCGGTGGTCGAGGACGATTACGCGGCCTTGCTTGGGTCTGCCTCTCACATTGAAAGCTTAAGGTCGGCTTAG
- a CDS encoding GH1 family beta-glucosidase → MNFKRSDFPEDFVFGAATSAYQIEGHAVGGAGSTHWDTFATTPGNVVRSEHGQLACDHYNRYEEDLDLMAAAGFDAYRFSTLWARVMPDGVTPNVKGLDFYDRLTDVMLERGLAPYATLYHWELPSELADKGGWRSADMPKWFGDYTACIMGRIGDRMTAVAPINEPWCVGWLSHSVGAHAPGLRDIRATARAMHHILVAHGTAINTMRELGMSNLGGVFNFEWANPADESAQSRTAADLYDGYYNRFFMDGVFKGTYPTNVMEGLGPHMPDRWQDDFTTIQAPLDWVGLNYYTRSNIAPTDGPWPSHKTVEGPLPKTQMGWEIYPEGLYNFLIRTAREYTGNLPLFVTENGMSNADVIKNGIVNDPERIAYVNVHIAAVLRAIDDGAPVHGFFLWSLLDNYEWALGYGKRFGLIHIDFDTLKRTPKASYHALKSALER, encoded by the coding sequence ATGAATTTCAAACGCTCAGATTTTCCAGAAGATTTTGTCTTTGGGGCCGCCACGTCCGCCTACCAAATCGAAGGCCACGCCGTGGGTGGCGCAGGATCAACCCATTGGGACACTTTTGCTACCACCCCTGGAAATGTTGTGCGCAGCGAACACGGCCAGTTGGCCTGTGATCACTACAATCGGTACGAAGAAGACCTCGATCTTATGGCAGCAGCAGGGTTTGACGCCTACCGCTTTTCAACGTTATGGGCACGGGTCATGCCTGACGGTGTAACCCCGAATGTCAAAGGTCTGGATTTCTACGACCGCCTGACCGACGTCATGTTGGAACGCGGGTTGGCACCCTACGCGACGCTGTATCATTGGGAATTGCCATCAGAATTGGCCGACAAAGGCGGTTGGCGCAGCGCGGATATGCCAAAATGGTTCGGTGATTACACCGCCTGCATTATGGGGCGCATCGGCGATCGCATGACCGCCGTCGCCCCGATCAATGAACCGTGGTGCGTCGGTTGGTTGTCACATTCTGTTGGCGCCCACGCACCGGGCCTGCGCGATATCCGCGCTACGGCCCGCGCCATGCACCACATTCTTGTGGCACACGGGACCGCAATCAACACGATGCGCGAACTTGGCATGTCCAACTTGGGTGGCGTTTTCAATTTTGAATGGGCCAATCCTGCGGACGAAAGCGCGCAATCGCGCACCGCCGCTGACCTATATGATGGATATTACAACCGCTTCTTTATGGATGGCGTGTTCAAGGGAACCTACCCCACAAACGTGATGGAGGGCCTCGGCCCCCACATGCCGGACCGCTGGCAAGACGATTTTACTACGATCCAAGCGCCCTTGGATTGGGTCGGTTTAAATTATTACACCCGATCAAACATCGCGCCCACCGATGGACCTTGGCCGTCCCACAAAACTGTCGAAGGGCCCCTGCCAAAGACGCAAATGGGTTGGGAAATCTACCCTGAGGGGCTGTACAACTTTCTCATCAGGACCGCGCGCGAATACACTGGCAACCTTCCGCTGTTCGTCACTGAAAACGGCATGTCAAACGCCGATGTAATTAAAAATGGCATCGTCAATGACCCCGAACGCATCGCATATGTGAACGTCCACATCGCCGCCGTTTTGCGCGCAATTGACGATGGAGCCCCCGTTCATGGTTTTTTCTTATGGTCCCTTTTGGACAATTATGAATGGGCTTTGGGGTACGGAAAGCGCTTCGGGCTTATACATATCGACTTTGACACCTTGAAACGCACCCCAAAAGCCTCCTATCACGCACTTAAATCCGCTTTGGAGCGCTGA
- a CDS encoding substrate-binding domain-containing protein — MNLKGLSEILGLSQTTVSRALNGYPEVNEATRKKILDVAAKYNYTPNARAKGLATGRANAIGHVIPIANQHEMVNPIFGDFIAGAGEVYARNNYEMVLSIIDDANEEKVYRAFKTRGTVDGVILHGPKMNDTRIALLDEIGLPFVVHGRASGIDTDYSWLDVNNRSAFRRATEFLLDLGHKRIALINGLETMDFAHRRRSGYEDALSARDVAPDPTLLRSNEMTEAFGYASAVELLGQSRPPTALLVSSIISALGVRRALDERGLQMGRDISIITYDDGLSYLANGADVPIFTATRSSVRDAGRALSEMLLAQINNPDAPPQHRLLEVELTVGCSTGPAPATSDPA, encoded by the coding sequence ATGAACCTTAAGGGCCTTTCAGAAATTCTGGGACTATCCCAGACGACCGTCAGCCGCGCGTTGAACGGCTACCCCGAGGTTAATGAGGCCACCCGTAAAAAGATCCTCGACGTTGCTGCAAAATATAATTATACTCCGAACGCCCGTGCCAAAGGCCTCGCGACGGGGCGCGCCAATGCGATTGGCCATGTGATTCCAATCGCCAATCAACATGAAATGGTCAATCCAATCTTTGGCGATTTCATTGCCGGAGCAGGCGAAGTTTACGCGCGTAACAATTATGAAATGGTGCTGTCGATCATCGACGATGCCAACGAAGAAAAAGTCTACCGCGCCTTTAAAACCCGCGGCACCGTAGATGGCGTTATTCTGCATGGACCAAAGATGAACGACACCCGCATCGCCCTATTGGATGAAATTGGCCTACCGTTTGTCGTCCATGGCCGCGCATCTGGTATCGACACAGACTACAGTTGGCTGGATGTGAACAACCGCAGCGCATTTCGGCGCGCCACTGAATTTCTGCTTGATCTGGGCCATAAGCGTATTGCGCTCATCAACGGGCTGGAAACGATGGATTTCGCGCACCGTCGTCGCAGCGGATATGAAGACGCACTGAGCGCGCGCGATGTCGCACCTGATCCCACCTTGTTGCGCAGCAATGAAATGACCGAAGCGTTTGGCTATGCCTCAGCGGTGGAACTGCTGGGGCAATCGCGACCGCCAACAGCGCTCCTTGTCTCGTCAATCATCTCCGCCTTGGGCGTGCGCCGCGCCCTTGATGAACGCGGACTACAGATGGGCCGCGATATTTCGATCATTACTTATGATGACGGGCTTTCGTATCTGGCGAACGGTGCTGACGTGCCAATTTTCACTGCGACACGATCTTCTGTACGCGACGCCGGACGCGCGCTGTCAGAAATGCTTCTCGCACAAATCAACAACCCCGACGCCCCGCCTCAACATCGATTGCTTGAGGTTGAATTGACCGTCGGTTGTTCCACGGGCCCTGCCCCCGCCACGTCCGACCCCGCCTGA
- a CDS encoding ABC transporter substrate-binding protein has protein sequence MRNSLYLCAAAVALSTGLAHADGHQPFAVGEGDFSWDSYGTYVAGAPDLSGQTVTIFGPWLSPEAEVFTSMLTYFEDATGADATYTGSDSFEQQIVIDAEAGSPPNIAVFPQPGLAASLAAQGLLEPLGAESAGWVDDNYAAGSSWVDLGTYADASGDDQFYGFFFNVNVKSLVWYVPEKFEDAGYDVPETMEELIALSEQIIADGETPWCIGLGSGAATGWVATDWVEDIMLRTQTPETYDMWVSNEIPFNDPKVVEAIETFGMFAKNDDMVSGGSGAVGTTDFRDSPAGMFSSPAQCYMHRQASFAPAFFPEGTELGTDADFFYFPSFVGKDLGNPVLGGGTLLAVTDANDATMALMDFLKTPIAHEIMMAQTGFLTPHTGVNLATYMDDTLRGQGEILQNATTFRFDASDLMPGAIGAGTFWTGMVDYVGGASAQDVADAIQSSWDAIK, from the coding sequence ATGAGAAACTCTTTGTATTTATGCGCCGCTGCTGTCGCGTTGAGCACTGGATTGGCACATGCCGACGGGCATCAGCCATTCGCAGTTGGCGAGGGCGATTTTAGCTGGGATTCATACGGGACCTATGTGGCAGGCGCGCCTGATCTAAGCGGTCAGACTGTGACGATCTTTGGCCCGTGGCTTAGTCCGGAGGCTGAAGTTTTTACGAGCATGCTGACATATTTCGAAGACGCGACTGGTGCGGATGCGACTTATACCGGATCTGACAGTTTTGAGCAGCAGATCGTCATTGACGCCGAAGCAGGCTCTCCACCAAATATTGCTGTGTTCCCACAACCCGGTCTGGCTGCAAGCCTTGCAGCGCAGGGTCTTTTAGAACCACTTGGCGCAGAGTCTGCGGGATGGGTTGACGACAACTACGCGGCTGGATCGTCTTGGGTTGATCTGGGCACATACGCCGACGCGTCTGGTGATGACCAGTTCTACGGTTTCTTCTTCAACGTAAACGTCAAATCGCTGGTTTGGTATGTGCCTGAAAAATTCGAAGACGCGGGCTATGACGTGCCTGAGACCATGGAAGAACTGATCGCATTGTCCGAGCAGATCATCGCAGACGGTGAAACACCGTGGTGTATCGGTCTGGGTTCTGGTGCGGCAACGGGCTGGGTCGCGACAGACTGGGTCGAAGACATCATGCTTCGCACGCAGACCCCTGAAACATACGACATGTGGGTGTCCAACGAGATTCCGTTCAACGACCCGAAAGTTGTTGAAGCCATCGAAACGTTCGGCATGTTTGCCAAGAACGATGATATGGTTTCCGGCGGGTCCGGTGCTGTTGGAACGACAGATTTTCGTGACAGCCCTGCAGGTATGTTCAGCTCTCCAGCGCAGTGTTACATGCACCGTCAGGCGTCTTTCGCACCGGCGTTCTTCCCAGAAGGCACCGAGCTTGGCACTGATGCCGACTTCTTCTACTTCCCATCCTTTGTGGGCAAAGACCTCGGTAATCCTGTCTTGGGTGGTGGTACGTTGCTGGCTGTGACGGATGCCAATGACGCGACAATGGCGTTAATGGATTTCCTGAAAACGCCGATCGCACATGAGATCATGATGGCGCAAACTGGCTTTTTGACACCACACACCGGCGTCAATTTGGCGACGTACATGGACGACACTCTGCGCGGTCAGGGCGAAATTCTGCAAAACGCAACGACGTTCCGCTTCGATGCCTCCGACTTGATGCCTGGCGCGATTGGGGCCGGCACGTTTTGGACCGGCATGGTTGACTACGTCGGTGGAGCATCCGCGCAAGACGTGGCCGATGCGATCCAGTCAAGCTGGGACGCGATCAAGTAA
- a CDS encoding carbohydrate ABC transporter permease produces MHPAVLGLITIVFGVGGCVGYFYGANLFLDKVLYPASGPKAGRNINRANRIRPWVFFGPAILALGLYLAYPVVATFILSFQERLPGDAHVFVGFENYTKMFAEPKFAEAVFNNVLWLTVVPAAATGFGLLAAQLTDRLSWGNISKSIIFMPMAISFVGAAVIFKLVYEARPEDVAQIGILNHLYLLSGGAEPQQWLTIPFWNSFFLMAVLIWIQTGFAMVILSAALRGIPEETVEAAIVDGANPFQIFFKIKVPQIMGTIVVVWTTITIATLKVFDIVFAMTNGQWETQVLANYMYDKLFVAQDWGMGSAAAMIIMLLVTPILVWNVYNARKEMR; encoded by the coding sequence ATGCATCCAGCAGTGCTCGGATTGATCACAATCGTTTTCGGCGTGGGCGGCTGTGTCGGTTATTTCTACGGCGCAAACCTGTTCCTTGATAAAGTTCTGTACCCGGCCAGCGGTCCGAAAGCAGGGCGCAACATCAACCGCGCCAACCGAATCCGCCCGTGGGTTTTTTTTGGGCCTGCGATTTTGGCGCTGGGGCTGTATCTCGCTTATCCTGTGGTGGCGACGTTCATTTTGAGCTTTCAAGAAAGACTCCCTGGCGATGCGCACGTTTTCGTCGGTTTTGAGAATTACACCAAGATGTTTGCTGAACCGAAATTTGCAGAAGCCGTGTTCAACAATGTGTTGTGGCTGACTGTGGTCCCTGCGGCGGCGACGGGTTTTGGCCTTTTGGCAGCGCAGCTGACCGACCGTCTCAGCTGGGGCAACATATCAAAATCCATCATTTTTATGCCCATGGCGATTTCATTCGTTGGTGCGGCGGTGATTTTCAAACTGGTCTATGAGGCCCGCCCAGAAGACGTAGCGCAGATCGGTATTCTCAATCATCTTTACTTGTTATCTGGCGGCGCTGAACCGCAGCAATGGCTGACGATCCCGTTCTGGAATTCGTTTTTCCTGATGGCGGTGCTGATCTGGATTCAGACCGGTTTTGCCATGGTGATCCTGTCGGCGGCGCTGCGCGGTATTCCGGAAGAAACTGTCGAAGCGGCAATTGTGGACGGTGCAAACCCGTTCCAGATTTTCTTTAAGATCAAAGTGCCGCAGATCATGGGCACGATTGTGGTGGTCTGGACGACCATTACAATTGCGACGCTCAAGGTCTTTGACATCGTGTTCGCGATGACGAACGGCCAGTGGGAAACGCAAGTTTTGGCCAACTACATGTATGACAAATTGTTCGTGGCGCAGGATTGGGGCATGGGGTCGGCGGCTGCGATGATTATCATGCTGCTGGTCACACCGATCCTTGTGTGGAACGTCTACAATGCCCGTAAGGAGATGCGCTGA
- a CDS encoding alpha-amylase family glycosyl hydrolase, translating into MSDARLEKDKDWWRGAVIYQIYPRSYQDSDGDGIGDLAGIVQRIPYIASLGVDAIWISPFFTSPMKDFGYDVSNYCDVDPMFGSMGDFNAVVLAAHQHGLKIMIDLVLSHTSDQHPWFQQSRVSRDNDKSDWYVWADPKEDGTPPNNWLSIFGGSGWQWSGEREQYFLHNFLSSQPDLNFHEPVVQTALLDVAGFWLDRGVDGFRLDTINFYVHDKQLRSNPPLPREQRNSTIAPSVNPYNHQLHLYSKNQPENLDFLRKLRGVMEPYNAAAVGEVGDAQRGIEIMGEYTAGDDLMQMCYAFEFLANVRPTAADIETVMARVDKHASDGWACWAFSNHDVKRHATRWDVPDAGLRLMTTLMMCLRGSACIYQGEELGLQEADVAFRDLQDPYGIEFWPEFKGRDGCRTPMVWEASNANGGFSTAEKPWLPFSHEHAQMCVAVQEENPDALIHHYRRAIALRRAHPGLAKGDHDGVKASGNVVHFTRTHDGVDIFCAFNLGDKPAVLAMPDGIFTAIALNLGGVDTPRGDTLILGPWQAYIATAART; encoded by the coding sequence ATGAGCGATGCACGCTTGGAAAAAGACAAAGACTGGTGGCGTGGTGCGGTAATCTATCAGATCTATCCGCGCAGCTATCAAGACAGCGATGGCGACGGCATTGGCGATCTTGCGGGCATTGTGCAGCGCATTCCGTATATCGCGTCGCTGGGCGTCGATGCAATCTGGATTTCACCATTCTTCACCTCGCCGATGAAGGACTTTGGCTACGACGTCAGCAATTATTGTGATGTAGATCCGATGTTCGGTTCGATGGGTGATTTCAACGCTGTTGTGTTGGCGGCGCACCAACATGGGCTAAAGATCATGATTGATCTGGTGCTGTCACATACGTCCGATCAACATCCGTGGTTCCAGCAAAGCCGTGTGAGCCGCGACAACGATAAATCCGACTGGTATGTCTGGGCTGACCCCAAAGAAGACGGCACGCCGCCCAACAATTGGTTGTCGATTTTTGGTGGGTCTGGTTGGCAATGGAGCGGTGAGCGTGAGCAGTATTTCTTGCACAACTTCCTATCATCGCAACCGGACCTGAATTTTCACGAACCTGTCGTGCAGACTGCGTTGCTTGATGTGGCTGGGTTCTGGCTGGATCGAGGGGTGGACGGGTTCCGCCTTGATACGATCAATTTCTATGTGCACGACAAGCAGTTGCGGTCTAACCCGCCGCTGCCGCGCGAACAGCGCAATTCGACCATCGCGCCGTCCGTGAACCCATACAATCACCAACTGCATCTCTATTCCAAGAACCAGCCCGAAAACCTGGACTTTCTGCGTAAACTGCGCGGCGTTATGGAACCTTATAACGCCGCCGCCGTCGGCGAGGTCGGGGACGCACAGCGTGGCATCGAGATTATGGGCGAGTACACGGCCGGTGATGACCTGATGCAGATGTGCTATGCGTTCGAATTCCTTGCCAACGTCCGCCCGACGGCTGCTGACATTGAAACGGTCATGGCGCGCGTGGACAAACATGCCTCTGACGGTTGGGCCTGCTGGGCGTTTTCCAACCACGACGTTAAGCGCCATGCGACCCGTTGGGACGTGCCTGATGCGGGTCTGCGCCTGATGACGACGCTGATGATGTGTCTGCGCGGGTCAGCCTGTATTTATCAGGGCGAAGAGCTTGGTCTTCAAGAAGCTGATGTCGCTTTTCGTGATCTGCAGGACCCCTACGGGATTGAGTTCTGGCCAGAGTTCAAGGGCCGCGATGGGTGCCGCACGCCAATGGTGTGGGAGGCGTCCAACGCCAATGGCGGGTTCAGCACCGCTGAAAAGCCGTGGTTGCCTTTCAGCCACGAGCACGCCCAGATGTGCGTCGCGGTTCAGGAAGAAAACCCTGATGCGCTGATCCACCATTACCGACGCGCCATTGCGCTACGCCGCGCCCACCCGGGTTTGGCCAAGGGTGATCACGATGGCGTCAAAGCAAGCGGCAACGTGGTTCATTTCACCCGTACACATGACGGTGTTGACATCTTTTGTGCATTTAATTTGGGTGACAAACCGGCGGTTCTGGCAATGCCGGATGGTATATTCACCGCGATTGCGCTCAATTTGGGCGGAGTGGACACACCGCGCGGAGACACGCTCATACTTGGTCCATGGCAGGCTTATATTGCAACTGCGGCGCGCACTTAA
- a CDS encoding ABC transporter ATP-binding protein yields MADLKLTNVAKTYGGAIDVLKNINLDIKTGELIVFVGPSGCGKSTLLRMIAGLEKITSGELQIDGQIVNDVPPAQRGIAMVFQSYALYPHMTVRDNMSFAMKLAKKPKHEIEASIANVAKILQLEDYLDRLPKALSGGQRQRVAIGRSIVRDPKVYLFDEPLSNLDAALRVATRIEIAQLKESMPESTMIYVTHDQVEAMTLATRIVVLANKGIAQVGTPLDLYERPENEFVAQFIGSPAMNLLSGEIVKTGPQTKVKLHGGGVVVSAVPTQTADKGLKVNIGIRPEDMISTTGDEYAFEGKVNITEALGEVTLLYFDKVGDNDAVIGKLPGIHADLRATSVRMVAAPEKVQIFHKGQSLLYRSCDGAES; encoded by the coding sequence ATGGCTGATCTCAAACTGACGAATGTTGCCAAAACATATGGTGGCGCGATTGATGTTCTGAAGAACATTAACCTCGACATCAAAACTGGTGAATTGATCGTGTTTGTGGGGCCGTCAGGCTGCGGCAAATCTACCTTGCTGCGGATGATTGCGGGCTTGGAAAAGATCACCAGTGGTGAGTTGCAGATCGATGGACAGATCGTCAACGATGTGCCGCCCGCACAGCGCGGCATCGCAATGGTATTCCAATCCTACGCGCTTTATCCGCACATGACGGTGCGCGACAACATGAGCTTTGCGATGAAACTGGCCAAAAAGCCAAAGCATGAAATCGAAGCATCAATTGCGAATGTCGCGAAGATTTTGCAACTTGAAGATTATCTTGATCGCCTGCCCAAAGCGTTGTCCGGCGGGCAACGCCAGCGTGTGGCGATTGGCCGGTCTATTGTGCGCGACCCAAAGGTGTATTTGTTCGATGAACCGCTGTCGAACTTGGACGCGGCGTTGCGCGTTGCGACACGGATCGAAATTGCACAACTAAAAGAATCCATGCCGGAGTCCACGATGATCTACGTCACCCACGATCAGGTCGAAGCGATGACTTTGGCGACGCGCATTGTGGTTTTGGCAAACAAAGGCATCGCGCAGGTTGGAACGCCACTGGATTTATACGAACGCCCCGAGAACGAATTCGTGGCGCAATTCATTGGGTCCCCTGCGATGAACCTGCTGTCCGGTGAAATTGTGAAAACTGGCCCACAGACCAAGGTGAAATTGCACGGTGGCGGTGTCGTTGTCTCAGCCGTGCCGACGCAGACCGCCGATAAGGGGCTGAAAGTTAACATCGGCATCCGCCCCGAAGACATGATTTCTACTACAGGTGATGAATATGCGTTTGAGGGTAAGGTTAACATCACCGAAGCCTTGGGCGAGGTCACGTTGTTGTATTTCGACAAGGTTGGCGACAATGACGCGGTGATTGGCAAACTGCCGGGCATTCATGCGGATTTGCGCGCAACATCGGTTCGCATGGTGGCCGCCCCTGAAAAGGTTCAGATATTCCACAAAGGGCAGTCACTTCTTTATCGATCATGCGATGGGGCGGAATCGTGA
- a CDS encoding RlmE family RNA methyltransferase, which translates to MANKPTSRIGKNSSGRGQRDLTVKVKSARGRKMSSTLWLQRQLNDPYVVRAKADGYRGRAAYKILELNDKFDFFTPGKRVVDLGAAPGGWIQIAVPKVNALGERKGKPIGTILGIDLQEMEPIAGSELHVLDFMEDDADQKVKDWLGGKADIVLSDMAASASGHKQTDHNRIMALCEAAAYFAFDVLEEGGVFVAKVLAGGAEADLQRLLKINFKKVQYVKPPASRSDSSEKFVVATGFRGGSA; encoded by the coding sequence ATGGCAAACAAACCAACATCACGGATCGGTAAGAACAGCAGCGGGCGTGGTCAACGCGATCTCACTGTTAAGGTGAAATCGGCGCGTGGGCGCAAGATGTCGTCGACGTTGTGGTTACAGCGTCAGTTGAATGACCCCTATGTGGTGCGCGCCAAGGCCGATGGATATCGCGGGCGTGCAGCCTATAAGATACTAGAGTTAAACGATAAGTTCGACTTCTTTACGCCAGGTAAACGTGTTGTTGACTTAGGCGCGGCCCCGGGTGGCTGGATTCAGATCGCTGTGCCCAAGGTCAATGCCTTGGGTGAGCGTAAAGGCAAACCTATCGGCACGATCCTTGGTATTGATCTGCAAGAGATGGAGCCGATCGCAGGATCTGAGCTTCATGTCCTCGATTTCATGGAAGATGACGCTGATCAAAAGGTCAAAGACTGGCTGGGCGGTAAGGCGGATATTGTGTTGTCAGACATGGCGGCGTCTGCGTCGGGCCACAAACAAACCGACCACAACCGCATTATGGCGCTGTGCGAAGCGGCGGCGTATTTTGCGTTTGACGTGCTTGAAGAGGGCGGCGTGTTTGTCGCCAAGGTTTTGGCAGGGGGTGCTGAAGCAGATTTGCAGCGCTTGTTGAAGATCAACTTCAAGAAAGTTCAATACGTCAAACCGCCGGCATCACGGTCCGACAGTTCTGAAAAGTTTGTGGTTGCCACCGGCTTTCGCGGCGGATCTGCTTGA
- a CDS encoding DUF805 domain-containing protein encodes MSVALWYYVENGASIGPVQAIDIDRLIGLATITRDTLVWQEGMQDWMAAEQHFSFASAPPTPVNQRGVVQGAPSGGTRRPPGLNAAAPQCSFGEAIRVCFLKYVGFSGWASRSEFWYFVLFTFIGSSVAGGIDGALFPYNELTPISSLFSLTVLLPLIAVSIRRMHDINRVGWWILLPLVNVAFYCLKGQSEPNRYG; translated from the coding sequence ATGTCGGTAGCACTTTGGTATTATGTTGAAAACGGTGCCAGCATTGGACCCGTTCAAGCCATAGACATTGACCGTTTGATCGGCCTTGCAACCATCACGCGCGACACGCTTGTATGGCAGGAGGGGATGCAGGATTGGATGGCAGCGGAGCAACATTTCTCATTTGCAAGTGCGCCACCAACGCCAGTTAATCAACGGGGCGTTGTGCAAGGCGCGCCGTCAGGGGGGACGCGCCGTCCGCCCGGACTGAATGCAGCCGCACCTCAGTGCAGCTTTGGCGAGGCCATTCGCGTTTGCTTTTTGAAATATGTCGGTTTTTCGGGCTGGGCAAGCAGATCAGAATTCTGGTATTTTGTTCTGTTTACGTTTATCGGTTCGTCTGTGGCGGGGGGCATTGATGGGGCTTTATTTCCGTATAATGAACTGACGCCGATCAGTTCTCTTTTCTCATTGACGGTTTTACTGCCGTTGATTGCCGTCAGCATCCGCCGCATGCACGATATCAATCGCGTCGGGTGGTGGATATTGTTGCCGTTGGTAAACGTCGCGTTTTATTGCCTAAAAGGCCAATCAGAACCTAATAGATATGGATGA